The genomic stretch ATCGGAAAGTGTCCCTGGACCATGATTTCCCCCTGGCAGCGTTTAGGGGAAGGCCGGCCGCTGCTGGTCCGGTACaagtgaattttatttttgttgaatttgacaAATATTTCTTGCTTTTGTCTTGCTAGTATTGAGTATGCTCTTTCATCTTATAAAGTTagagaataaatatttttatcttttcttgaaCTCTATCATGGTAGGAACCATGATAATAGATCTTCAAGAAaagatgatattattttgttagttttcttATTGTGTTAGTCTTTCTAACCTTATATGAGTTATCATTTCAGGGAGGAGCTTcggtttttatttttgggtctttttctttaaaatctttcttcttttttactaaaatatatacaattacttgaaaaagaaaaaaagagttagtgggtttttttgataaaaaacctatctatttatatactttataaataatatattattatgtaattgaatattattatatttttaattaaaaaatatttaatcatatcatatatatatatatatatatacatatatatatatatatatacatatatatacatatatatatacatatatagttttattattttaaattttatctggTGCTTGCCGTAAAAGCACTTATAAGTAACAAAACAAAAGTGCTTAACGAAAAGACTATATTGCCCGCTAATCGAATGGTTTTTTGTTGTGACATTGAAGAATATTGGTGGGTATTTAGTAGAGTTTTGAGTtcaattataacaataatttttattttaaatatttttatgagtgTAATATATTAATGAATTTACACCCATGAGCATTGGAAAAACACGTAaaattctcattattttttttttaaaaatatttggttgACTTAATGCTAAACttactattttcttttatattaatttaatttttaataacaataaaattatatgcatatatttacatatttatgtatatcatcgtttaattaattaattttgaattaaaaataaaaaaatactcaattatataataacatatataaatatataaaatttatgtatcTGAAGTAAGTATACACAGTATTCCTTTTTTAACAATGAAGAATAATAGACCATGTTTCcactttagtaaaattatatgtacatatttttacacacaatttagatacataaatgatgtgtcattatgtggttaaatagttttaaattaaaaataaataacagttAATCACACAATGAATATCAActatgtactcaaaatatatactaaaagtatgtatacatagtttttttttaaaagtaattttatgtatacttattttaagtatatcaATAAATACGCATTTATGTGTTCTCATGTGattgaaaatttctttatttttaattcaaaattattttatcatataattacatataccAAATATATATCTGTTTAGATATTGGTGGTAATAAAGTTATTGCTATATATTgcctataaaataaattcatattaattatcaaattcaatggcaagatcAAGATAAAgcctataaaataaaataaataaataacaaagcAAGATcttgattcaaaatttaaagtttaaaccccaacaaatcaattttaaaataacctTATCCACATCATTCTCACAATAACTAATTACCATTTTTATTCTCCTAAACATTGGCTAAAACAAAACTTTGGGCATcccaagaaaaaatattaaaaataaataaacatttaaattacaATTCTACCCTCCATCATTTATTGGTAATATTAGGAGTATCCCTGTCTCTTTATTGctaaaaaagattcaaattttcTCGAAGTGCAAATATAAAGGAGAGCCTTTTGGAGAAGATTTTGTGCAGAAGTTAGTGTACTGAGCTAATGGTCAGGGCAGATCAGTGAAGAAAAAGATACGGAAACTGAAAGATCTTCTCTAACCCAACTGGGAAAAGAGAGTTTCAGactttttatgtatttatttatttttctatctctTTTTATAGTCAAAGAGTTGAAAAAACAGTGACTAAAGCAAGAATTTGGTTGGTCAATTTGCTTTATAAGTTGTTCAGATAAAAAGTTGAACCAAACTAGGAAGAGGGTTAAgggatttttcttttgtttacttcgaaagagagagagagagtttaaatttttgtttttttatttgattgaaagGGAGGGAAGTGGAAGGCTTTGCGGTTTGAATTTGAGCAGGCGAGTTGAATCTTCTTACTGTTTGTTTTTCgttgtgaaaatttttttatgacgACCTTTTAAGTTTTTACTTGCACTTTAACCTTAAATTTTGTATGCGGCTTTTTCTCTAatctttgttttggttttggtgTACAGATAGTGAGTTTTGGACCTTATTTTATAGTAATCCTTTTATGGCGTTTCTGTATCTTTCAGGGACATCTTTTTGTCTTGTAGTGCAGAGTTCTTCACGAGGTTGTGtcagatttttcttttaaaaatgtcCCTTAAGAACCCCCCAGATgtttacacatttttttatattaagatCTTGATTCCTTTTTGATGGTTACATTTCGCTCCATACTGTTCTCATCACTTCTCTTCTTGCAACGTGTAAAGATTCCGCTGATCTTTCAGTCTATGAACTCCACTTGTTTCTGttgattcattttttgaaacacattttgttttggtttctcTCACTTAGCTTTCTTTTAAACCCCGGCTCTTTATTTCTCAATGAACTCCACTTGTCCCATTGTTTAAGTGCTTCACATTTTTGTTGTTCCTTAAAATTTTGTCACTTCAAACTCTATCTGAAGAGAGGGAATGATGTTTCTTTAGCATATTTTAacgttttgttttgtttctcttgtaatcaaattcatctttttcaGTGGCAATAAATATGGGGAAAGCTGCAAGGTGGCTAAAGGGCTTGCTGGggatgaaaaaagaaaaggaaaaagaccaTGTAGAGAACTCATTTTCagattcaaattcaagtttcaGTGACAAcagcaagaagaagaaaaggttCAGTTTTGGCAAGCCATTGAAAGACACAAGTGTGAATTCTCAGATTCCTGCCAACATTGCAGCTAATATTCCCTCAAGAGACATGGCCTGGATCAGGTCATACATTGCAGACTCAGAAAGTGATCAGAACAAGCATGCAATCGCTGTGGCTGCAGCCACCGCAGCTGCCGCCGATGCAGCGGTGGCAGCGGCGCAGGCCGCAGTGGCTGTTGTGAGGCTGACTAGTAATGGTAACAGGACTCTTTTCGGTGGAGAGAAAGAGAAGTGGGCAGCTGTAAAAATTCAGACTGTTTTTAGGGGGTATTTGGTATGtgaagattttgtttttgattcaTTTACTTGCAATTTTCAGCTTAATTTTACTTCATAAATAGTTCTTTTACAAGTGggtagttttattttatatttccaaTGCTTCTGTTCAGTAAGGTATATTTGCTTAAATTTTACTTATACTTGTGccattaaaatatgataaaaaagatCTAAATCTTACTGGAACACTATAACTGTGCCTTTTACTTTCTACTTTAGTGTGTCTTCAACTTTTCTCTTTACTTGGAATTGTAAGAGTGTTTGATTTCTGTTTTAGTGGTGCTTTTCTTAATTGTTACTTCTATGTCTGCTCTCGAAAGCTggaaattgattatattttcaaacttgaagcCTTGTTTTGTGAATTGAAGTTTCTTTTGTGGCTGCTTACTTTTTGTGAATAGTTTTGGCCATACATGGTGATTTACAATTGCTTTAAGGCCTTCCCCATTTTCTGACTCTGCTTTTAAATAAACTAGTTCTGCATTTCTGTGTGTTTGACCCTCATTTTGGTTCATTTCAGGCCCGGAAAGCGCTTAGAGCGTTGAAGGGATTGGTGAAGATACAGGCTCTTGTTCGAGGGTATCTTGTTCGAAAACGGGCAACTGCAACACTTCACAGCATGCAAGCCTTAATCAGAGCTCAAACTGCAGTTAGATCTCAGCGAGCTCGCCGTTCTTTTAATAAAGAGAACAGGTTTCAACCAGAGTTTTTGCCACGAAAATCCATTGTAAGAATTCTCTCCTTAGGCCTCCTCCTTCagaatttgaattcatagtaACATTTGAGTCTCATTATAGTGTTATGATTGTTTCCAGGaaaggtttgatgaaacaaGAAGTGAAATGCATAGTAAAAGAATATCTGGATTAGATGAAAATCCTAAAATAGTCGAAATCGACACATTCCAGCCAAGATCAAGATCTCATCGCTACAACGCTGCTGCATTATCCGAGTGTGGTGATGATCTATATTTCCAAGCAGTGTCATCACCTCTTCCATGTCCAGTTCCAGCTCGAATCTCAATCCCCAATTACCAAGAACATCCAGATTTTGAATGGTCCTTCATTGGCGACAAATGCAGGTTCTCTACCACTGCACATAACACCCCTCGTTTCGCAAACTCTGTTCGATCAAGTGTTCCTCTAACTCCATCCAACTTCCCAAATTACATGGCAAACACTCAATCGTTCAATGCAAAATTGAGGTCCTATAGTGCCCCAAAGCAAAGACCGGAACCGGGGCCAAAGAAGAGGCTTTCGCTGAATGAAATTATGGCGTCAAGAAACAGCATATGCAGTGTGCAAATGCAGAGGTCATCCTGCATTAAAGTTCAAGAAGGTTTGAACTAGGAAGTGACTGATGAGAAATTTCTAGTTTTGATGTTAACGAGGAAAACAGggatagaataaaaaaatgctTGTGTAAAttctttcaatatttcttaCTAAATCATTGCCTTTGTTTAAGTTGCTTGGTGGGCTCTCAAAGTATGTATAAGGTATGAAACAAGCTATATTTTCCGTTTGTTAATTTGAGcctttttaataagaaaatcaacTTGATGACCTTTGTACTTTAAAATCAATACTTTCCTCTTTtagttaaaatgaaaattcaaacatttgtTTCAAtggtaaaatagtatttttgtgCATTtgtattaggccaaaggactatttcccactcaaagtataCTGTTATCTTAAAGTTTgctccgttaactttgaaaatctcatttatctactcatgaatggttaaaattaatagaactttaatttcttaaaattttatcttttttcccccttaacccctaaaaactaactatttcttcttaggccaagttttaaaaaatagcattcctcTCCTAGGGTTTAGCTTTCAATCCCCAATGTCATCGCTGATGACGAAACTTTCTAGAGGCAtcacgaagctcttcgtcttcccagatgaagacgacgacctCCTCTtagtctgggaagacgattgtcttcccagatccCTTTGGAAAGCTTCGTCATCGGCGATGATACCGGATTTAGTGTCGAgcattgaaaactaaaccctagagagagaatgctattttttaaaacttgacctagggGAAAATGactagtttttaggggttaggagagaaactagattaaattttaatttatttttaatattatagataaaacaattattttaccctttaaaCCGTTACTTTTAACAGTTCATGggtgagtaaatgagattttcatagttaacgAGTTAAAAGTTGAGATTACAACATACttttggtggaaaatagtcctttggcctttatattatataaaaattaatttctatttatatcaaaataatataatttagttgtgtgtcacatcaaattatataattttacatatgaTTTAATTGAAATTGGGTTTAACTAATTCATTTACAAGATTCATCATTGATAAGGATAAATGGGTTGAGGTAcctataaaaatttgagaaactGGAACTAGTCGGTTCCTAGAAATAGGAATTCATCATTGACAGGGGTAAGTGGGTTTAGGTACTTGTAAAAAATTGAGTAACTAAAACTGGTCGGTTCCTAGAAATAggaaactaaaataataaacatgttTTGAGTTTCGGGTAACATGTTGGGttgaaaaaagaacaaacacCCTCCTACAAATGATACAAATCCCAATCGGCAAAGATGTGAACATCTCTTTTGAAGCTGTTGGGTAGAAGCAATCTCCAACGTTCTGGTTAACCAGTGCAACAACGACAAATACTAGTATTGACATGAAGACATGCACGAAATTAGCCCATAGCACGTTTGATGTTTTTTTAGCAAATTCAGGTGGAATTGTGGCTGAACCATCAATGACTCACAAGCCCCTTGTTGTGACAAATCTATACAATTACACTCTTGCATGAcgtttatttgaataaaaatttatcaatttttaagtatgtttttaatCCTTAGAACATGAATTGAtgatagtttgaataaaaaattatcaaatctgttaagaaaattttagacaGCTAAGCGTGACGTAAATCACTGAGAGTGATGTAATAAGCCAagagagggtatttttgaaattaaaagtaaatttgcctATAAAGATAAAACCGTTGTACGTTTGCATAAAAAGGCTTACAAGAAAAATTTTTtgccaattttaattaatatccctaaaagaatactagtaaattattttacttaaatgtccttgaatataattatttttaaatatttttatattatttgttatattaattaaaaataaatttatttttgtctcaaaaaataataaataataatataattataataaaatcaaaattaccttagtaatcttttaatatctaaagtgaaaatgataatcagattattatttatattatctattatgttaatattgataataaaatattctcataattttttattactaataaattaaataaaataatataaataataaaaaataaattatttaaattatctttaaatctCTTTGACCAACAACCCCGAAGggatttaaaagaattaattgttttttggaAGCACGTTTTACAAGATCATTTAGGCTTAACGTGTTTGCTTATgtcatttaaactaaaataaacccatcctaattaattaaattagatacTAATCTAAGATTAGAGCTAGTGCCTTGTAATTTGGgccttttaaattaaaggttttAGATGatagaatttcaaaaaaaaaaaaaaggcaattctGTAGTTTGATTGGAAGtttcatacatacatataaaaacAAGGGATAATCTTTTTTAGAACGTGGCTTTGGACATTTGTGAAACTCGAGAAGAAACAAAAAgccaaaaatttattatcactAAAGGTATGGTGGAATTTCaaagttttacttttaatttaaaaaattttaaatactattgatttaaaaaaaatatttagaaaaagtttatattattttttgacggagatttaaacaaaatgttttatcttttcatataaatttttttgaatctaAATGTTATCgatttgagtaaaaaaaaaaagagaaacatcattgaaaaagagagagattgactgttattcataaaaaaatgttggtaaaatttaaaaccttaattaaaaaagaaaatatcacttttcagaatttaattttaagaaaaaattattaatttttttaaatcaaagaaataaaatgatataaatttttatttttttaaatattattattaaatagtaattttatcttaatcttgactaaaaattttaataaaaaattatttataaataaatatttaaaatttttaaaaattaaaaaataaaaatttaaaatttcactatactttgATTAGGGGTTCGACTTTTGGCCGAAACAAAAATATAGAGTGTATGGCCTAAAGCACGGTTATCATCTTTTTGAGATTGGACTGAAATGGGCTTGTTTTGTGGGCTCAGCATGTTCCACAAAcactgaaaaatataatttcatatagAATGAATTAATTTGCCCAGCCAAGGTGTGCCCTTAAAACACTTTCCTCCTTTTAATTGGCATAAATAATACCTTcctatttaaaatcaaactttgttaaTGATAAACACTATTAAAAAGTGGAATATTACATAGTCctcctaattttaaaaaaaaattataatataacctTACattagcaaaaattaaaaataaactctttaaataacaaaattagataaaaaactTTTTATCTCTTTAGTTTTCACCCTTGTATCCTTCTTCCTTTATTCATACAGATTAAGGTATCAATGATGTATAATGGTAAATTTgaggtaaatataattttttttgaaaatattagaggtgTTAATAAAATAGTTAGGGATTTTGGAAATTCAATAAAAGTTTGGaggtgttttcaaaatttttaaattttaatgtaccGTTTAATAAttccaaaaatgataattatatttttaaaccattaaataaaatacaatttattaagagtataaatattatattataaattattggatCTATAATTTACTTTCAAAATATACAGGGGTGTGAGAAAATTTTAGGGATGAGACAAATTGTTTGGATCTTACGTGaggtaattgattttttttaattaataaatggtaaaattattgttttagcTTTGCattgttaggttttttttttttttttaaaaaagaaatttgattttaggatgtaaaattatcaacaaaattatacgACTATactttttatctataatttaggtatataaataatatattattatataattaaatattttttaattaaaaataaaataacacctaattatataataatatattatttatatattcaaattatgtactaaaagtaTATACACAACATTACTCTAAGTATTATCTATATCAACTAAGTAGTGCTATATGTGAATAAATAATGGGAATACTATAAATATCCATTTTGATtacacaaatgaatatatatttatatgtgtcattatgtgattgaatattattttgtcttaattcaaaatcacataattatatatataagtgtatactaatttatgtacttaaaatagatacatataattttactggAATAAATATGTGCATAACTTTACATACTAATTATGAtatgtcactatgtgattggataattttaaattaaagataaaacaatacttaatcatatggtAAAATGTCATTGCTTGTTTATTAAATTGTATTGTTATCAActagaatgaaaaaatattttcaactaactttgaatgagaaaattttattgactctttcatatatatatatatatatatgtatgtatgtatatatatgtatgtatgtatgtatttgtatgtatgtattaaacaataaaactatgtacaaaaataataatatgttattatgtgaccAAACCAAGCTGACGTGGGCTCGAAATTGGCTAGACTTGATTTAGCTCAGttcgaatttatttattttgaatataaaccgagtttgagttaagaggtttgactcattttaaaatcaaactgaacATGAGCTATAGAGCATGCTATAGAGAATTCAACTTGGTTTGACTCGTGAGCTAGATACATGCgttgattcaatttgaacttggatcgtggtttgattcgaattatgttaaattattgttaaatgttgTTCTGTTAATAAATCATGTATTCAAATTGTAAATTCAAGCCGTATATTTGAGCgatgaatttaaaccaaactagaatcaaattatttttattcaaattgaactcgaATCACCCTTAATGTTGGTTtgacaaatttaaaccaaactattttttatttaaatcagaCCTAAATTAAGAAATATTCAAACTCATCTCAATTCGTATCCAACTCTAATTGTTCTACATTAAAATAGCCATGAAGCTatgttttattgtaaattttttatttaatcataatatcCGTAATACATCAGTTATTCATTTAAAtcactattaatattaaaagctAGCTGGCTTgaccaatatttttctttatgggCTGGgccatttctttaattttccaaatttcatgGGCGAATGAAGTCAACTGACCGTTGGGCAACGGTcgaaaaggaaaatttaaaaaaatttcaaacgtaaattaataatttaagagTCACCAACGGTCATCTGGAATCCAATCTCTCTCGCTACTCTCTACTTTCTCCCTCTTTCCTCGCTAATTTTTTCACTCTGTctggttaatttttatttctcccTCAAAAAAATCTGCTTCTTCAGctcttttagattttatatacaACTGCCGTTAAAGTTCAGGAAAGAAAAAGTCAAACAAATGGAGGGCTCCGATAGTAAGAGTATCGCATCAAAAGCGTTGGTCAAAATCAAATCCTCTTCAACCAGTAAGTTTGCTTCGCTTCTTCTTTAACATCTGTTTGTTTGTCAAGAAAATAGTctgaaagtaaaataaaatgaacaaattttaaatcttttttacattttaattcaAGAAAAGTTTTTTCAATGTATAGGTACAGATGAGAATGCTGAATGTACAGGCTTGCAAAACTCTAAGAGATCTACAACAACAAAGCATTTTATGTCACCGACTATATCAACAGCTTCAAAAGCCATTGCtccaagaaagaaaattttagctGAAAGGAATGAAATTTGTGATACCCATATCCCAAAACCTTCAAATTTCAGCCTTTCTGATGATTCTTTGTCATTTAGTGATGATTCAACCATTAAATCTTATGATCCTTTAAAAAATTGCACCTCACCAAGGCCTAAGTTTCTTAGATATAAGCCTGATAGAAGAAGAGAGTTTGTCAAGCAGGAAATTAAGGTCAAAGGAATGAAAGAGGAGGCTACTTTAATTTGTGCTTCTGAAAAAGGTTTTGTGAAGGAGGAAgttgaagaggaagaggaggaggaggaggaggaggagagaGAGGGATTTTTGAGAAGGATTTTTAAGTTTGTTCTTGTGCTGTTTGTTTTGGTGTTCTCTACTTTGTATATATCTTCTATGAACTCTCCAACATGTTCTCATGCTTTTCAATCTATTGAGGGTCTTAAAGATAGGTGGTACCCTAAGATTCATGATGGTGTATATGAGGCCATGAGGAGTCTTAGGGGTGAAGATCATTTCTTCAGAACAATGAAGTTTAAGGACTTTCTGAAGATATGCACGGGTGGTAGTGAGTTTGTGGGAGAATATGTGGGTTTAATGAAGTTAAACCAGACTTTTATTAATGAGAGATTTGAAGGAGGAGAGATAGTTGAAGAAGAGAGTGATAATCTGGGTGAAGTGGTGGAGCTGCAGGGTGGagacaataaaaattttggtgAAATGGTAGAGCTACGAGCTGGAGAAAGTGAAAACTTAGAGGGTTTTGATCAGATGGTTGAAGATGTTAACTTGGATAAAGTTGAAGAAGTGGGTGATAATTTGGGTGGGGTGGTGGAGCCAAAGGGTGGAGAGAGTAAAGATTTTTGTGAAATTGTAGAGCTACAAGTTAGTGAAACTGAAAAAGTAGAGGTTGCTGATCTGATACTTGAGAATTTTGCGTTGAAATGGACAGAAGAATATGCAGAGAAGCCTGAAtcttttgatgataataaaaaaagtgaGGCTGTAAATGAACCAGTTCAAGAAGTTAACAATGTGGTCGCCAGGGGCTCTAAAATGGTTGAAAGTGAACACATCACTGACATTGAAACTCTCAATTCTGAAGCAGAGAGTACTTCGAAGGAGGGCCTTTTGGAGCAAATTGAAACTGATAATACTTTCATGGCTGCAGTGGGTGTTGCTTTACTCTTTGCAGTTATGGTATCTAAGTTAATGGCTTTTAACCTTAAGAAGAAGAGAACTATTAGAGAAGAATCTCCTCCAATCTTAAGGCCTTGCAGTAATGAATCTGAGGTAATGGAGAAATATGTCTCAGAAATTCCTAAAGAGAGAGAGGAGTACGCCAAATATATCAATTCTAAAGATGTGTACCAAAGCCGAGGCCCATCAATTGAGTTACCACTAGCTTCTAACCttaagaagaagagaaatatTAGAGAAGAATCTCCTCCAATCTTAAGACCTTGCAGTAATGAATCTGGGGTAATGGAGAAATTTAGCTCAGAAATTCCTAAAGAGAGAGAGGAGTATTCCAAATGTATCAATTCTAAAGATGTGTACCAAAGCCAAGGCCCATCAATAGAGTTACTAGCCGAGTTTGAGGTGGGGGAGATCAGTTCAGCCTTTAGAAGAGTTGGTATGAAGAAAAGTAGGATTGAAGAAAGTGAAATGAGCAGCCATTCTGTTCCCTTGTACAAGGAGTTTGCCAATTGCAATAAGACTCATTCAATTTCCAGTGATGCTCTGTCAGATTTTTCAGAGTTCTCTGCCATGAATTCCTTTTCCTATGCATACATTACTCCCgagaagaaaatttcaaagaaagagGTCAGGATCTTTTACATGCCACCCTTCAATTTTGGTTACTTAGTCTTGCATAATTAATAGTTTTCATTAAGAGGCTGCTTATCTTGCTTTATTGAATGAAGTCTGCACCCTatactaaatttataattctagATTACTTCTGATTAGTGGTATGATTTAGTCTCTTCAAGATTTTGTAATGGTTAAATCAATCTAGATTCTTCTTGTGTGTGTTAAACAGGATGTTCGAGATGGAGAGGCAAGGAAGGTGGCTACATCTGCAGTGAGGAGATCAAGCAGACTTCGAAACCGCGCAATCACATCTCCATGAATTCTTCTCACTTGCAGCATATGAAACGCCACTCTCTGTTGTTTCATATTAAGCCTGTTTCAACTGAGAATCACTAGAGACAAAGATGACTCTTAGCTGTAAATTTTTATCTGTTCTAACTTTTTAGGAGCTTCTCATTTCTGTAGCCTAAATAAAACTTCCTTCCCTATCatgatatgataattaatgATTTCCATGTTTCATCTCCACTTCCTTCTAGTTCCTTTTTactattctttttgttttgcctTTTGCATTCTTGTATCTATCTGAAGTTGTAAGCTTATACTTATCAGTTGATTGGTGACTAAAGCACCCATGATATTTGTGTACACCGAATATTTGCGTGTGAAGTGTATTCCATGATCAAGTAGATAATGTT from Mangifera indica cultivar Alphonso chromosome 6, CATAS_Mindica_2.1, whole genome shotgun sequence encodes the following:
- the LOC123218418 gene encoding uncharacterized protein LOC123218418, with the translated sequence MEGSDSKSIASKALVKIKSSSTSTDENAECTGLQNSKRSTTTKHFMSPTISTASKAIAPRKKILAERNEICDTHIPKPSNFSLSDDSLSFSDDSTIKSYDPLKNCTSPRPKFLRYKPDRRREFVKQEIKVKGMKEEATLICASEKGFVKEEVEEEEEEEEEEEREGFLRRIFKFVLVLFVLVFSTLYISSMNSPTCSHAFQSIEGLKDRWYPKIHDGVYEAMRSLRGEDHFFRTMKFKDFLKICTGGSEFVGEYVGLMKLNQTFINERFEGGEIVEEESDNLGEVVELQGGDNKNFGEMVELRAGESENLEGFDQMVEDVNLDKVEEVGDNLGGVVEPKGGESKDFCEIVELQVSETEKVEVADLILENFALKWTEEYAEKPESFDDNKKSEAVNEPVQEVNNVVARGSKMVESEHITDIETLNSEAESTSKEGLLEQIETDNTFMAAVGVALLFAVMVSKLMAFNLKKKRTIREESPPILRPCSNESEVMEKYVSEIPKEREEYAKYINSKDVYQSRGPSIELPLASNLKKKRNIREESPPILRPCSNESGVMEKFSSEIPKEREEYSKCINSKDVYQSQGPSIELLAEFEVGEISSAFRRVGMKKSRIEESEMSSHSVPLYKEFANCNKTHSISSDALSDFSEFSAMNSFSYAYITPEKKISKKEDVRDGEARKVATSAVRRSSRLRNRAITSP
- the LOC123219517 gene encoding protein IQ-domain 26-like — encoded protein: MGKAARWLKGLLGMKKEKEKDHVENSFSDSNSSFSDNSKKKKRFSFGKPLKDTSVNSQIPANIAANIPSRDMAWIRSYIADSESDQNKHAIAVAAATAAAADAAVAAAQAAVAVVRLTSNGNRTLFGGEKEKWAAVKIQTVFRGYLARKALRALKGLVKIQALVRGYLVRKRATATLHSMQALIRAQTAVRSQRARRSFNKENRFQPEFLPRKSIERFDETRSEMHSKRISGLDENPKIVEIDTFQPRSRSHRYNAAALSECGDDLYFQAVSSPLPCPVPARISIPNYQEHPDFEWSFIGDKCRFSTTAHNTPRFANSVRSSVPLTPSNFPNYMANTQSFNAKLRSYSAPKQRPEPGPKKRLSLNEIMASRNSICSVQMQRSSCIKVQEGLN